Proteins found in one Plasmodium knowlesi strain H genome assembly, chromosome: 12 genomic segment:
- a CDS encoding serine hydroxymethyltransferase, putative, with product MASFPVRVPLGLVARYFRASSPLEARRYITCHSLRNQGSLKSVDDEAFNLLTSHYKNGNCLNLSVSNNIIPKYLREYFSLDLNKNLSFDVNHLKMIEDMALSLFHLEPKYWGCTFGVNSTVDYPPGEVDHAFIFTLFRSLTNCKGRVMNISFPLSQEGEANSPLIENYHDSVNVKIKDKINYEEIHKIYDAFNPDLVYVDETNNPYNFNYDFFSNLKDINKCVVITNMSNKGSLISQNLIPSPFNHSDVVYTYFNENMRAHNCHVIFYKRGYKQVDTKGKLIHYEYEKKLKNYFLPIRVNNTILSFLTSFRMMKNAEFKEYVIQSKENTRALLSHLNKDFFNIQYAQNSNFLNLNCTISPFNVYEFHQFCKELNIFFDILNPFKYTQKSFNVGTNYLTSMGLLESDMKTVAEFLNRTLSLYLSAKRLTNCANDQFVQFLKHSYVTSPNMLSLSNDIFCFISSFPDVHS from the coding sequence ATGGCTTCGTTCCCCGTCCGAGTACCGTTGGGTTTGGTCGCACGATATTTTCGTGCTTCCTCACCTCTCGAGGCGAGAAGATACATTACCTGTCACTCCCTTCGAAACCAAGGGAGCTTAAAAAGTGTGGATGACGAAGCTTTCAATTTGCTTACATCGCattacaaaaatgggaactGTCTAAACTTATCCGTAAGTAATAATATCATCCCAAAATATTTACGGGAATATTTTTCACTCGACTTGAATAAAAACCTTTCCTTTGATGTGaatcatttaaaaatgatTGAAGACATGGCATTAAGTTTGTTCCACTTGGAGCCAAAATATTGGGGATGTACATTCGGCGTAAACAGCACTGTCGATTACCCCCCCGGAGAAGTAGATCATGCCTTCATTTTCACTTTATTTCGGAGCCTCACTAATTGCAAAGGTAGAGTAATGAATATCAGTTTTCCCTTATCACAGGAGGGGGAAGCAAATAGCCCCCTCATAGAAAACTATCATGACTCCGTtaatgtaaaaattaaagacAAGATCAATTATGAGGaaatacacaaaatatatgatgCTTTTAACCCTGATTTGGTATACGTGGATGAAACGAACAATCCTTACAATTTTAATTACGATTTTTTTAGCAATTTGAAAGACATAAACAAATGTGTAGTCATTACAAATATGAGCAATAAGGGTAGTTTAATTTCACAGAATTTGATTCCCTCACCTTTTAACCATTCTGATGTTGTGTATACCTATTTTAATGAAAATATGAGGGCACATAACTGCCATGtgattttttacaaaagggGATATAAGCAGGTGGACACGAAGGGAAAATTAATCCATTAtgagtatgaaaaaaaattgaaaaattatttcctcccCATTCGGGTAAATAACACAATTTTGTCCTTTCTGACGTCCTtcagaatgatgaaaaatgcCGAATTTAAGGAATACGTAATTCAGTCTAAGGAAAACACGCGTGCACTTTTATCCCACTTAAATaaggatttttttaacatacaATATGCACAAAATAGTAACTTCCTAAATTTAAATTGCacaatttccccttttaacgTGTACGAATTTCACCAATTTTGCAAagaattaaatatattttttgacaTTCTTAATCCATTTAAATATACGCAGAAGTCTTTTAATGTTGGAACAAATTATTTGACGAGCATGGGTCTCCTGGAGAGTGACATGAAGACTGTAGCGGAATTCTTAAACCGCACTCTTTCTCTATATCTTTCTGCAAAGCGGCTAACCAACTGCGCCAATGATCaatttgttcaatttttaaaacacaGTTATGTGACATCTCCCAATATGTTGTCCCTTTCGAACgacattttttgtttcatttcgTCTTTTCCGGATGTGCACAGTTGA
- a CDS encoding AP2 domain transcription factor, putative: MSSGDSLVENNPSGVCNGEDWNKQKWRHTNNTLGYNRSGSQSASSNGVPVSSDSEVSNCSDEDRGEKRNLQHTHRKKCRKSKPLHMYKGDNSNFYDNENNYMIQYRNGVSDDINYETSIMLDEQTINTHNLGDTMTLDDSEHLKETHVNKIINFEKGKERKNYKLITPMTENMHDVDRASGLPNDHGVTTTSATTNATINFSYPFSNESTLNNYVKDKSRPSDTDDENEGEEVVERMNIGKDAFLYNGQLQTGREDAYCKELPKGGRDKQRNVCRSRSEEIRRCDSLQWGRIKEDGQEKSTDKKIKEEIDSKNGKQIIGEEKKNKNFKTNSIENYKKELIKYIELNSLTRKKVHMELFLHHQINCYDLLLEIRKKIPIWGEYEANFFFHWKKIMTICIEELKIYILIFRSLNIETVKHLDFFMLKIIVDELDELRKVHEPNYKPFIFTQECLNNYEYSSSLEKSPDIYINMNEFTEPWYRKNFNKSMDIKKFLNSLDILENQKHKSYIIQAMEIPTYIFDLCDLEEEKNGVVIPNEVLSPSVIATTSGGTSTNGTSSSPNDTLKKVKKMCAKKKENNKGKNLNTAVNPNSNPKPKKRTGYYDLEIDGVVASFEARKGVYYDKSRKLWRANWKENGKIQTKGFSVNEYKSVQLARQKAIEWREKKEAELLL; the protein is encoded by the exons ATGTCTAGTGGGGATTCGTTAGTGGAGAACAATCCAAGTGGGGTGTGTAACGGTGAAGATTGGAACAAACAGAAATGGAGGCACACGAACAACACATTGGGTTACAACAGGAGCGGAAGTCAGAGTGCATCTAGCAACGGAGTCCCCGTCAGCAGCGATAGCGAAGTTAGCAATTGCAGCGATGAGGATCgaggagaaaaacgaaaCCTTCAACATACGCATAGAAAAAAGTGCAGAAAAAGTAAACCGCTCCATATGTACAAAGGAGAcaattcaaatttttatgACAATGAAAACAACTACATGATTCAATACAGAAATGGAGTAAGCGATGATATAAATTATGAAACGTCTATAATGCTAGACGAGCAAACAATTAATACACATAATCTGGGGGACACAATGACACTTGATGATAGTGAACATTTGAAGGAGACACACGTtaacaaaataattaattttgagaaggggaaggagcggaaaaattacaaacttATTACCCCTATGACAGAGAATATGCATGATGTGGATAGAGCGAGTGGGCTACCAAATGACCACGGGGTGACTACCACAAGTGCAACGACAAATGCAACCATCAATTTTAGTTACCCATTTTCAAATGAATCTACGTTGAACAATTATGTGAAGGATAAATCGAGACCTTCCGACACCGATGATGAAaacgaaggggaagaagttGTCGAAAGGATGAACATAGGGAAGGACGCCTTTCTCTATAATGGCCAGTTGCAAACTGGGAGGGAGGACGCTTACTGTAAAGAGCTAcccaaaggaggaagagataAACAGAGGAATGTATGCCGAAGCAGAAGTGAGGAAATTAGACGGTGTGATTCTCTACAGTGGGggagaataaaagaagatggACAAGAGAAAAGTACAGATAAAAAGATCAAGGAGGAAATCGACtctaaaaatggaaaacaaataataggagaagagaaaaaaaataagaatttCAAAACGAATTCTATAGAAAACTACAAAAAGGagttaataaaatatatagaatTGAACAGCCTGACGAGAAAAAAGGTGCACATGGAATTGTTTTTACATCACCAAATTAACTGCTACGATTTGTTATtagaaataaggaaaaagataCCTATCTGGGGAGAATACGaagcgaattttttttttcattggaaaaaaattatgaccaTATGTATAGAGGagttaaaaatatacatcCTCATATTTCGATCTTTAAACATCGAAACTGTTAAGCACTTGGATTTTTTTATGCTGAAAATTATTGTAGACGAGTTAGATGAACTAAGGAAGGTACACGAACCTAATTACAAGCCATTTATATTTACGCAGGAATGTCTAAATAATTACGAATACTCCTCTTCATTAGAAAAGAGCCCAGATATTTATATCAATATGAATGAATTTACCGAACCCTggtataggaagaatttTAACAAGTCTATGGATATtaagaagtttttaaattctttGGACATTTTGGAAAACCAGAAACATAAATCGTATATCATCCAGGCAATGGAAATCCCCACCTACATCTTTGACTTGTGTGacctggaggaagaaaagaatggaGTAGTCATACCAAATGAGGTGCTTTCACCAAGCGTGATAGCCACAACAAGCGGTGGAACCTCTACCAATGGAACCTCCTCTTCACCAAATGATACCTTGAAGAAAGTCAAAAAGATGTGcgcaaagaagaaagaaaataacaagggaaaaaatttaaacacTGCCGTAAACCCCAACTCGAACCCTAAGCCGAAGAAGAGAACAGGGTACTACGACCTCGAGATAGACGGGGTTGTTGCATCCTTTGAGGCCCGAAAGGGGGTTTATTATGACAAGTCGAGGAAGCTCTGGAGGGCGAACTGGAAGGAAAACGGGAAGATTCAGACCAAGGGATTTTCAGTCaatg AGTATAAGTCCGTTCAACTAGCTAGACAAAAGGCAATCGAgtggagagaaaagaaggaggcaGAACTTCTGCTCTAA